Proteins encoded together in one Chryseobacterium taklimakanense window:
- a CDS encoding alpha-amylase family glycosyl hydrolase: protein MAQQTDHRYQPKKYVEIQNPEWVKNATIYELNIRQFSSEGTFKAVEKQLPRLKKMGIDIIWLMPVQPIGVKNRKGTLGSYYSVKDYLDVNPEFGSKKDFQDLVNAIHKEGMYVILDWVANHSSWDNDLVKKHPDWYIKSREGKFQSTPWRDYDDIIDFDYSKPGLRKYMTDALKFWVKEYGIDGYRCDVASFIPLEFWENARKELDEIKPIFMLAEAEDKELHRKAFDATYNWTLWNYLHDIAMGKKNAEQLAGGYIAEHVSIFPKEGIRMNFIDNHDKNSWEGNQYSNFGSALKAAIVFSAMMDGMPLVYSGQEAGLDRSLQFFERDPIVWKKHENEQLYTSLFTLKHKNQALWNGKWGGEMVRITNDQMKNAISFVREKNGDKVLTFINLSKEKITVTFDTEYDKGHYTILFTGKQMQLPGKLVLTMEPWEYLVLHN from the coding sequence AACAGACCACAGGTACCAACCAAAAAAATATGTAGAAATTCAAAATCCGGAATGGGTAAAAAACGCCACGATCTATGAACTGAACATCCGCCAGTTTTCATCGGAAGGCACTTTCAAAGCTGTGGAAAAACAACTGCCGCGACTGAAAAAAATGGGTATTGATATCATCTGGCTGATGCCCGTGCAGCCGATCGGCGTAAAAAACCGAAAAGGGACTCTGGGAAGTTATTACTCCGTGAAAGATTATCTGGATGTAAATCCTGAATTTGGATCTAAAAAAGATTTTCAGGATTTAGTCAATGCCATCCACAAGGAAGGAATGTACGTGATTCTCGACTGGGTGGCCAACCACAGCAGCTGGGACAACGATCTGGTAAAAAAGCATCCCGACTGGTATATCAAATCGCGCGAAGGAAAATTTCAGTCGACACCGTGGCGAGATTACGACGATATTATTGATTTTGATTACAGCAAGCCGGGTTTAAGAAAATATATGACCGATGCGCTGAAGTTCTGGGTAAAAGAATACGGAATTGACGGCTACCGCTGCGATGTGGCCAGTTTCATACCGTTGGAATTCTGGGAAAATGCCCGAAAAGAACTTGATGAAATAAAACCCATTTTCATGCTTGCGGAAGCCGAAGACAAGGAACTGCACCGAAAGGCGTTTGATGCGACCTACAACTGGACTTTGTGGAATTACCTGCACGACATTGCGATGGGGAAAAAAAATGCGGAGCAACTGGCGGGCGGCTACATTGCAGAGCATGTTTCCATATTTCCGAAGGAAGGCATACGGATGAATTTTATTGACAATCATGACAAAAACTCCTGGGAAGGCAACCAGTACAGCAATTTCGGCAGCGCGCTGAAAGCCGCAATCGTTTTTTCGGCAATGATGGACGGGATGCCGCTGGTATACAGCGGACAGGAAGCGGGACTGGACCGGTCCTTACAGTTTTTTGAACGCGATCCGATTGTCTGGAAAAAACATGAAAACGAGCAACTTTACACCTCGCTTTTTACGCTGAAGCATAAAAATCAGGCACTTTGGAACGGAAAATGGGGCGGCGAAATGGTCCGTATTACCAATGACCAAATGAAAAACGCCATCTCATTTGTGCGCGAGAAAAACGGCGACAAGGTTTTGACTTTTATAAATTTAAGTAAGGAAAAAATTACCGTCACTTTCGATACAGAATACGACAAGGGGCATTACACCATTCTTTTTACCGGAAAACAGATGCAGTTACCAGGAAAACTGGTTCTGACGATGGAGCCGTGGGAATATTTGGTGCTGCACAATTAG
- a CDS encoding alpha/beta hydrolase — MKIDLYNILAVVLIIILGLGLIIYFFQQKFFFHPEKLPEDFKFAYDNLNAEELTVETEPGVKINYLHFKTEHPKGIVFYLKGNTKSIKGWGKFAIDFTRLSYDVIMLDYRGFGKSTGKRTSDGMKHDIQFIYNLVKKQVPEERLIVYGRSLGTPFAAMLAARNHPRLLILNSPIYSIERSVMRYLPFLPAKYFVNFNFPTYKYLQSVRCPIKIIHGSDDQLVPVKTAIELSEIQPENTRLYIILKAGHLDVHKFKEYHRILNEIFEDIDEPGEEINFSQTSLNMSHRE, encoded by the coding sequence ATGAAAATCGACCTCTATAATATCCTGGCAGTTGTGCTCATCATCATTTTGGGTTTGGGGCTGATTATCTATTTTTTCCAGCAGAAATTTTTCTTCCATCCCGAAAAACTTCCTGAAGATTTCAAATTTGCCTATGATAACCTGAACGCTGAAGAACTGACGGTGGAAACGGAACCGGGCGTGAAAATCAATTACCTGCACTTTAAAACCGAGCACCCGAAAGGCATTGTCTTTTATCTGAAAGGCAACACCAAAAGCATCAAAGGCTGGGGAAAATTTGCGATTGACTTTACGCGGCTGAGCTACGATGTGATCATGCTCGACTACCGCGGATTCGGGAAAAGCACCGGCAAAAGGACTTCCGACGGAATGAAACATGACATCCAGTTTATCTATAATCTGGTTAAAAAGCAGGTTCCCGAGGAACGGCTCATCGTTTACGGCAGAAGTTTGGGAACACCGTTTGCCGCCATGCTCGCGGCAAGAAACCATCCGAGGCTCCTGATCCTTAACTCCCCTATTTACAGCATCGAAAGATCGGTGATGCGCTATCTTCCGTTTCTGCCGGCAAAATATTTTGTAAATTTTAATTTTCCGACTTACAAATATCTGCAAAGTGTGCGCTGCCCCATCAAAATCATTCACGGCAGCGATGATCAGCTGGTTCCCGTAAAAACCGCGATCGAACTTTCCGAAATCCAGCCTGAAAACACGCGGCTGTACATCATCCTGAAAGCCGGGCATCTGGATGTGCATAAATTCAAGGAATATCACCGGATCCTGAATGAAATTTTTGAGGACATCGATGAGCCTGGAGAAGAAATTAATTTCTCGCAAACGAGCCTCAATATGAGTCACAGGGAATAA